The following proteins are encoded in a genomic region of Gossypium hirsutum isolate 1008001.06 chromosome D05, Gossypium_hirsutum_v2.1, whole genome shotgun sequence:
- the LOC107904957 gene encoding proteasome subunit alpha type-1-B — translation MFRNQYDTDVTTWSPAGRLFQVEYAMEAVKQGSAAIGLRSKTHVVLGCVNKANSELSSHQKKIFKVDDHIGVAIAGLTADGRVLSRYMRNECINYSFTYESPLPVGRLVVQLADKAQVCTQRSWKRPYGVGLLVAGLDESGAHLYYNCPSGNYFEYQAFAIGSRSQAAKTYLERRFENFTDSSRDDLVKDAITAIRETLQGETLKSSICTIAVVGVGEPFHVLDQGTVQQIIDTFEIAAEQEDPATEPDAATGQEAATEQGTAADQGGSTDEGAAPMDI, via the exons ATGTTCAGGAACCAGTACGATACCGACGTCACTACATGGAGCCCAGCTGGGCGATTGTTTCAAGTGGAGTACGCGATGGAGGCCGTGAAGCAGGGTTCGGCGGCGATCGGTCTCCGATCCAAGACCCATGTGGTGTTGGGTTGCGTCAACAAGGCTAATTCCGAATTGTCTTCTCATCAGAAGAAGATCTTCAAAGTCGACGACCACATTGGGGTCGCCATCGCCGGTCTCACCGCCGACGGTCGCGTGCTCTCTCGGTATATGCGAAACGAGTGTATCAACTACAGCTTCACTTACGAATCGCCGCTTCCTGTTGGGAGACTCGTCGTCCAGCTCGCCGATAAAGCACAG GTTTGCACCCAACGCTCTTGGAAACGACCTTATGGTGTTGGCCTGTTGGTGGCTGGCTTGGATGAATCTGGGGCTCATCTTTACTATAACTGTCCAAGTGGGAATTACTTCGAATACCAGGCTTTTGCCATTGGATCACGGTCACAAGCTGCAAAGACATACTTGGAACGGAGGTTTGAGAACTTTACAGACTCCTCGAGGGATGATCTGGTGAAAGATGCTATTACGGCAATAAGGGAGACCCTGCAAGGAGAAACTCTGAAAAGCTCAATATGTACAATTGCTGTGGTAGGGGTTGGAGAACCGTTCCATGTATTAGATCAGGGAACTGTACAACAAATCATCGATACCTTCGAGATTGCAGCGGAGCAAGAAGACCCTGCTACCGAACCTGATGCTGCTACAGGTCAGGAGGCTGCCACTGAGCAGGGCACTGCTGCTGATCAAGGTGGTTCTACAGATGAAGGTGCGGCCCCAATGGATATTTGA
- the LOC107904958 gene encoding uncharacterized sugar kinase slr0537, translating into MGAETLVNNGEAKAPLILGLQPAALIDHVARVDWSLLHQIPGERGGSIPVEFKELEHILSELKKHILTSVDDPSPMKTMAGGSVANTIRGLSSGFGVNSGMIGAHGDDEQGQLFVSNMNFTGVNISRLRKKRGPTAQCVCLVDAYGNRTMRPCLSTAVKVQGDELTKDDFSGSKWLVMRYGIFNLEVTQAAIRFAKQEGLSVSIDLASFEMVRNFREPLLKLLESGDIDLCFANEDEATELLRGEANASPEAALEYLSKYCRWAVVTLGANGCIAKHAQEVVRVPAIGETKAVDATGAGDLFAGGFLYGLVKGLSLEECCKVGSCSGGAVIRSLGGEVTPENWQWMYKQMQIKGLPLPDISELMSPRSNKH; encoded by the exons ATGGGAGCAGAAACCTTGGTTAATAACGGGGAGGCCAAGGCTCCCCTTATCCTGGGACTACAGCCAGCTGCCCTCATTGATCATGTGGCTCGTGTCGATTGGTCCTTGCTCCATCAAATTCCTGGTGAACGTGGTGGCTCCATTCCG GTGGAATTCAAGGAGCTTGAGCATATATTAAGCGAGTTGAAAAAGCATATCCTTACTTCAGTTGATGATCCATCTCCTATGAAGACTATGGCTGGGGGAAGTGTTGCAAATACTATTCGTGGACTTAGCTCTGGCTTTGGTGTTAACAGTGGAATGATCGGGGCCCATGGGGATGATGAGCAAGGCCAATTGTTTGTAAGTAACATGAACTTTACTGGAGTTAATATTTCGAGACTGCGAAAGAAGAGGGGACCAACAGCTCAG TGTGTTTGCCTAGTTGATGCATACGGCAATAGAACAATGCGCCCTTGCCTGTCGACCGCTGTAAAAGTTCAG GGGGATGAATTGACCAAGGATGACTTTAGTGGTTCTAAG TGGTTAGTAATGAGATATGGAATATTCAATTTGGAAGTTACTCAAGCAGCTATAAGATTTGCCAAACAAGAGGGTCTGTCTGTCTCCATCGATTTGGCCAGTTTTGAG ATGGTTCGGAATTTTAGAGAACCTCTTCTAAAGTTACTGGAGTCGGGAGATATCGACCTCTGCTTTGCCAACGAGGATGAAGCAACAGAACTACTAAG GGGTGAAGCAAATGCTAGTCCTGAAGCTGCACTGGAATACCTGTCCAAATATTGCCGATGGGCTGTGGTTACATTGGGGGCCAACGGATGCATCGCAAAACACGCACAAGAG GTTGTCCGAGTTCCGGCTATAGGGGAGACAAAAGCGGTTGATGCCACAGGAGCTGGGGACCTCTTCGCTGGTGGTTTCTTATATGGATTGGTCAAGGGATTATCACTAGAGGAATGTTGCAAAGTGGGCTCATGTAGTGGTGGTGCAGTGATTCGTTCACTTGGGGGTGAGGTAACACCTGAGAATTGGCAATGGATGTATAAGCAGATGCAGATAAAGGGCCTACCACTTCCTGATATTTCGGAATTAATGTCTCCACGATCAAACAAGCATTGA
- the LOC107904955 gene encoding uncharacterized protein encodes MGSLIAGWDSPVSESDPTSVIRERNRSLTKEEIEAYWKSKKQTEEEHLKATFSPSYTCTHSYLETPLEEHGSKNLRSNSSQEDAETSLENIIKKNGWWTRSNWAFLNEPPVLDRPTNSYKPQFHVANLSASKLNPDSGISV; translated from the exons ATGGGTTCTTTAATCGCGGGATGGGATTCTCCTGTATCAGAATCGGATCCTACATCAG TAATACGCGAACGAAATCGATCGTTGACCAAGGAAGAGATCGAAGCTTATTGGAAATCAAAGAAGCAAACGGAGGAAGAACATCTTAAAGCTACTTTTAGTCCATCATATACCTGCACTCACTCTTACCTG GAAACACCATTGGAAGAGCATGGAAGTAAGAATCTGAGATCAAACTCCAGCCAGGAGGATGCAGAAACAAGCCTGGAGAATATCATAAAGAAAAATGGCTG GTGGACAAGGAGCAATTGGGCATTCTTGAATGAACCGCCTGTACTTGACCGGCCTACCAACAGTTACAAACCACAGTTCCACGTTGCCAACCTTTCTGCTTCCAAGCTTAACCCAGATTCTGGGATCAGTGTTTAA
- the LOC107903127 gene encoding putative pectinesterase 11 — translation MAAFIFFVTMFTLMASTTPRADAAETSAAAVVIRVDQSGKGDYKKIQDAIDAVPSNNKQPFFILVKPGIYNEKIIVPEDKPFITVSGSKTNSTVITRNDSGNIIESATFTVLASNFVGQYITIKNTFRYHGIQAVALRVSGDKVVFLGCKILGYQDTLLDENGRHYFRGCYIEGAVDFICGNAASLFERCHLHTLSEEFSAITAQQRGSLTEETGFIFLGCKITGERTAILGRPWGSYSRVIFVLTYMSNVILPRGWDDWGDATKQSTVFYREYKCYGPGANTSKRVEWSQKLTAEEAKIFLTKNMISGKSWIRSTLKHVKKVSTAISNNSTGHS, via the exons ATGGCTGCTTTCATCTTTTTTGTAACTATGTTCACGTTGATGGCGAGTACCACCCCTCGAGCAGATGCTGCTGAAACTTCAGCTGCGGCTGTAGTTATAAGAGTTGACCAATCAGGGAAAGGAGACTATAAAAAGATACAAGACGCTATTGATGCCGTGCCATCAAACAACAAACAACCTTTTTTCATATTGGTTAAGCCTGGAATCTACAATGAAAAGATCATTGTGCCTGAAGACAAACCTTTCATTACGGTAAGCGGTTCCAAGACAAATAGCACGGTAATAACGAGGAATGATAGTGGAAATATAATTGAATCCGCTACTTTTACTGTGTTGGCCTCGAATTTTGTTGGTCAATATATAACGATTAAG aaTACGTTCCGATATCATGGAATTCAAGCAGTGGCATTAAGGGTATCTGGAGATAAGGTAGTTTTCTTAGGATGCAAAATTTTAGGTTACCAAGATACATTGCTAGATGAAAATGGTAGACACTATTTTCGCGGCTGTTACATTGAAGGAGCTGTTGACTTCATTTGTGGGAATGCCGCTTCCCTTTTTGAG AGGTGCCATTTGCATACATTGTCAGAAGAATTTTCAGCCATTACAGCACAACAAAGGGGGTCACTGACGGAGGAGACAGGGTTTATATTCTTGGGTTGCAAGATAACTGGGGAGAGGACTGCTATATTAGGAAGGCCATGGGGTTCTTATTCCAGGGTCATTTTTGTCTTGACCTATATGTCTAATGTCATTCTGCCACGAGGATGGGATGACTGGGGAGACGCAACCAAGCAAAG CACGGTGTTCTATAGAGAGTATAAATGTTACGGACCAGGAGCTAATACAAGTAAAAGAGTTGAATGGTCGCAGAAGCTGACGGCCGAAGAGGCGAAGATTTTCTTGACTAAGAACATGATTAGTGGCAAGAGTTGGATCAGATCCACCCTCAAACATGTTAAGAAAGTTTCTACTGCCATTTCTAACAATTCCACGGGACATTCCTGA
- the LOC107903126 gene encoding putative pectinesterase 11, with translation MAAFIFYVTLFTLMASTSQADAAQTSAAALLLRVDQSGKGDYEKIQDAIDAVPSNNKEVVFILVNPGIYHEKIVVPADKPFITLSGSKPNDTVITGSDSGDIFESATFTVLASDFVGRYLTIQNTCGAGAKAVALRVSGDRAAFFGCRILSYQDTLLDDTGRHYYSNCYIEGAVDFIFGNAASLFERCHLHTLSEGGASITAQRRESPSEETGFTFLGCKITGVRTAVLGRPWGPYSRVIFALTYMSNVILPQGWDDWGDSSKQSTVFYREYKCYGPGANNRKRVEWSQQLTTKEAKIFLTKNMIGGKSWIRSTPKRFKKASSAISNNSTTH, from the exons ATGGCTGCTTTCATCTTTTACGTAACACTATTCACGTTAATGGCGAGTACCTCTCAAGCAGACGCTGCTCAAACTTCAGCAGCAGCTTTACTTTTAAGGGTGGACCAATCAGGGAAAGGAGACTATGAAAAGATACAAGACGCCATTGATGCAGTACCATCAAACAATAAAGAAGTCGTTTTCATATTGGTTAATCCGGGAATCTATCATGAAAAGATTGTTGTGCCTGCCGACAAGCCTTTTATTACGTTAAGTGGTTCAAAGCCAAATGACACTGTAATTACTGGGAGTGACAGTGGGGATATATTTGAATCAGCTACTTTCACTGTGTTGGCTTCAGATTTTGTTGGCCGATATCTCACAATTCAG AATACGTGCGGGGCTGGAGCTAAAGCAGTGGCATTACGAGTGTCTGGAGATAGGGCTGCTTTCTTTGGATGCAGAATTTTATCTTACCAGGATACATTGCTAGATGACACCGGAAGACATTATTACAGCAATTGTTACATTGAAGGAGCCGTGGACTTCATTTTTGGGAATGCCGCTTCCCTTTTTGAG AGGTGTCATTTGCATACGCTCTCAGAAGGAGGTGCATCAATTACAGCCCAACGAAGGGAGTCGCCATCAGAAGAGACAGGGTTTACATTCCTGGGTTGCAAGATAACTGGGGTGAGGACTGCTGTATTAGGAAGGCCATGGGGCCCATATTCTAGAGTCATTTTTGCCCTAACATATATGTCCAATGTCATACTACCCCAAGGTTGGGATGACTGGGGCGACTCATCCAAGCAAAG CACGGTATTCTATAGAGAATATAAATGTTATGGACCAGGAGCCAATAATAGGAAAAGGGTTGAATGGTCGCAACAGTTGACGACCAAAGAGGCGAAAATTTTCTTGACAAAGAACATGATTGGCGGCAAGAGCTGGATCAGATCTACCCCCAAACGTTTCAAGAAAGCTTCTTCTGCCATTTCTAACAATTCCACCACCCATTAA